Genomic segment of Kibdelosporangium phytohabitans:
CCGAAACTCCCCAGCCGCTCGGCCACGTGATGACCCAGTCCATGTCCAGGTCGACCAGCAGGCCGAGCATCCGGGCGATCGTCGGGTCGTCGAGACGTTCGAACGCCTCGTCCAGCAACACCAGGCGCAGGGGGCTGAAGTCCTCCGACGTGCTGCTCACCGCGTCGTAGAAGGCAGCCGCCGCGGCGAAAAGCGTCACGTAGGACACGAGCCGGGTTTCGCCGGACGACAGCTGGCGCAGCCGCCGGACGCGTTGCCCGCCGTCAGGGCCGGTGTCGGCGACGCGCACGGTGAACGCGTGCCACGACCGGTAGTCCAGGGCACGGGACAGGATTTCCGCGTAGCCGCTGGAATGCGTGTCCCGTTCCGCCTCGATGCGTTCGGTGAACACGCGGCGCAGGGTCGCGTCCTGCGCCGAAGTGCGTTCGCCGTAGGGCATGCGGACCAGGGACAGGGCTTGGCGCGTTTCGTCGTCCAGTGCCGCCGACGGTTTCCACTCCAGCTGGACGTGCACGCCCTGGGACGATTTCGCCTGCCCCAGCACGTCGTTCATCCGGCGGGCCAGGTCCTCGGCCACCGTGATCTGGCCGCGCAGCCACTCCGCCAGGTCCCTGATCAGGTAGTCGGCGAAGATCCGCTGGTACTGCTCGTCCAGGAAGCCGCGCTGCTCAGCCAGTTTCGACGAGACCTGCCTGGCCGCCTGCGCGACCGGCCGCCCGCCTTCCTCACCGGCCACCGACACGGTCAGCAGGCCCGCGTGTTCCTCGGCCGCGATGTCGTACCCGCCGGCCAGCGCCGTCTGCAGGTCCTGGAGTTTGGTGATCACCGCCGTCTCACCGGCGGACTTGCGGTCCGAGGCCGCCACGACCGCGGCACGTACCGCCGCCAGGTCCGTCTCCGCCAGCTCCGGCAACGCGGCAGGCAGCACGCCCGGAGCCTCGGCGATCGAGGCGAACTGGCGGTAGGCACCCGCCTGGACCTCCTCGGAGGTGGCCAGTTGCTCGGTCGCGCTTTCCAGTTGCGCGTCCAGCTTCGCCGCCTGCTCACGCAACGCCGTGATCCACTCGCGGATGTCCTTGAGTTGCCCGCGCATCTGCTTGCGGGACTTCTCCAGCTCCGCGATCCGCGCCGCGATTTCCTTTGCCTCGCCGCCGATCGAGCCGGTGAGCTCGGACAACGTGCCCGCTTGCGCCGCGTATTCGGCGCAGCGCTGGTCCGCTTCGGACTCCGCGGTGGTCCGGTCGGCGACGGCCGTGTGGTAGCGGTGTGTGGCGTCGACCAGGTCTTCCACTGTGCCACGGCAACGCTGGCGCAGGGCCTCGGCGAGTCGCTCGGCCGCGCCCAGTGCTTCGGCCGCTGCCTGCTGGGCTTGGCGGAGGTCTTCCGACCGCGGCGAGAGCCCCGCGTCGCCCGCTTGCCGCAGCAGGTCGGCAGTTGTCGCCTGCCAACGGTTCTGCATCTGGTCGTGCTCTTCGCGCAGCTGCTGGGCGTGCTTGTTGGCGCGCTCGGTCGCTTCTTGTTCCGTGCGCATCCGGGTGTGCTTGGCGATCAGTTCCTCGTCGCCGGGGAACTTCTCCAGGTGCCGTTCCCATTCGGCGACGACGTCGTTCGCCGAGCGCTGCTGCTCCTCCGCGACCGCCAGTTCCGTGCGCAGCTCGGCCAGTTCCTCTTCCAGCTCCGAGATCCGGCGCTGACGGCCGGCCGCGCGGGCACCCGCGCCGACGAACTCGGCAGCCGGTTTCGAGCCGCGGCCGTGCAGTGTCCCGGCACGCCAGCTGCCGTCGGCCGACAGCGTCATGCTCGCCGCCGACTCGCCCATGCCGACGCCACGCAGCAGCGACTCGACCCGGTCGGCGGGCACCGGACTGTCCGGAACCTCAACGGCCACAAGCACATCGGCGAGCGACGGGCCGTCGACGGCGGTGCCGGGCGAAGCCAGCACGTCGTCGAGATCAGGCACCGAACCCGACGGCGTGACCCACGCGTTGAGCAGGCGGCTCGCCTCCATGGCGGCCTCCAGCCCGGCGCGGTCGGCGTCGGACACGTCGGCGCGGAAGTCCACCAGCCGGTAGAAAGCCGCGCCGGAGGACTCGCGCGACACCGGTGACGAGGGCGAACGTTCCTTGCCCGCACGCAAAGCAGCCAGCTCGGCATCCCGTTCGCCGATGGCGTCGCGCGTCTCGGTCCGGCGCTGGGACGCCGTATGCGCCACGTCGCGGGCGGTCTGGACGAGCGGCGCGGTCCACTGGCGCGCCGCCGTGCCGAGTTCGCGGGCCTGGGCAGGGTTGGCCGACAGCTCCTCGACGGACGGCAGTTGCAGCGGGCGTTCCGGCGTCGCGGACGTCAACGGGCCCGCGGCACACCACGACCGGACCTGCTCGAGCCACACGTCCGACTCGGTGACCAGCTCCTGGTTGGCCTGGTTGCGGCGCCCGGCCGCCTCGGTCGCCTCAAGCTGGGCGGCCCGTGCCGACGAACGCAGCGTCTCCACGCGCTGCTCCTGCTTCTCCTGCTCGACCGCCTGCTGGTGCAGGGCGAGGGTCAAAGCACTGCGCTGCCTGGCTTCCTTCGCCGCGCGACCGGCGCGCTCGGCAGCCTCGGTCAAGGCTGTGAGCAGCTCGTCGGCGGTGACGGGCGGCGGGACTTTGCGCTCGATCGGCAGCGGCTCGGCCTCGGGATCCGGTTTGGCACGGACCCGTTCGGTGATGGTCACGCTTTCGCCATCGGTCATCCGGGGCATGCTCGGCGCGAGCGTGGTGTCCAGTCCAGCCGACTGCAACGCCGTCCGCAGCGACTCGCCGAATTCCCCGGCGGAGTCGAGGTCCTGGGCCAACCGGCGCAGCAATCGCACGACACCGTCGACAGCGGAGTCCTCGGCCAGGCGCTGTTTGCCTGCCACGTCCAGCGCCGCCGACGCGGCCGACCGCGAAGCGGCCACGAGCTTCTCGCGGCTCTGCAGATCCTGCAGGTCGCGGAACGCGGGCAGCTCCTTGAGCGCGTCGACGGTCTCCTCGGCCTGCTGCTCGCCGCCTTCCAGGTCCTGCTCGGCACGCTCGGCCTCGGCGCGTTCACCGCGCGCCTTCTCCAGCTCCGCGGTCAGCTTCTTGGTCTGCGAGCCGAGTTTCCTGACGTTGTCCTCGCTGGACTTCAGCTTGTCCGCGGCCGTGCGCAGCCCGGCGAGGGCGTAGTCGGAGTACGTCCTGAGGAACGTCCGCAGCGCCTTGTCCGCCGTGCCGAGCCGGGTGATGTTCTCCCTGATCGACTCCAGGTCGTCGAAGGACGTGGCCAGCTGCTCGATCATGGCCGCGTCCAGCGGCGGCAGCGCGTCCGACAGGATCTGCTCGAGCTGGCCCTCCAGCACCTTCAGGCCGACGTCCGGGTTGCGCAGGGTCCGCTGCAGGTGCAGCAGGTCGCCGTAGCGCACCGCGGGCACGCCGTACACCGTCTCGGCGATCTTGGCGCGGAACGCCGCCTCCTCGAGAACGCAGTCCGCGCCGAGGACTTCACGCAGCTGCGCGGAGCCGAGCGGGACGCGGTCGGGGCCGGCCAGCTGGAAGTCGATGCCGACGCGTTGCGGGGTGATGAACCGCCACGAGTCGGAGATCTGCTGCGAGGTCTTGGACGCCTTCACGCCCAGACCGCAGGTCAGCGTGTGCCCTTCGCGCCGCAGCTCGACCCACGCGTAGCCGATCCGGTTCGGGCCGCCGTCGTAGTCGTCGAGCATCAGCCTGCGGATGCTGACCGTGTCGAACCCCTTCGAGCCCAGTTGCCGCAGGTCGCCGTCCAGGCACAGCGGCAGCAGCAGCTCGAGCGTGCGCGACTTGCCCGACCCGTTGGTGCCCTGGAAGATCGCGCGCCCGCCGGAGAAGTCGAAGGTCTGCTCGGCGTACTGCCAGACGTTGACGATCCCGCCCCGGTGCAACCGCCAGCGATCCGTCATGCGCCGCCCTCCTCGTCGAACAGTGACCACCCCGGCACTTCCGGCTCCGGCTGTGGCTCGGCGATCTCGCGCTCGGGGTCGCCGTCGGGTTCCGGCCACCAACGGGCCGCGGCCGGTGACAGCCACCACCGCTCGCCGCCAGCGACTGCAAGTCCCATGTGGACCAACAGCGCCAGCACCTCCGTGACGATCCCGTCGAGATCCTCGGCCGCCTGGCGTGACCAGGCCGCCGGGTAGTCGGCCACGAGCCGTTCGCACACCTCGCGAACCTTCTCGGCGGTGACCGGGCGGCGACCAGCACTGTCCACTTCGGATTCTTCTGGTTCCTCGCCGGGGTTCGCGCCGAGCAGGTCGGGCAGCGCGAGCAACCCGATTCGTGCGACTGTACTGGTACCCGGGAACATCACGTCGGACAGGTACTCCTCCGGATCGGCCGCGAGGATGCCCTCCAGCCGCGTCTCGGTGTACAGCCCGAAGCACCGCTCGAGCAGGTACGACTCGCGCCTCTGGTTGCGCAACAGCCATTCCCGCTCGTCCTCGGCCAGATCGGCGTACAGCACCACGGGAGTCTCGACCAGCCTGCGGCGCACCTGGAAATCCACCCGCCGGGGCGCGGTCCGCGCGGCCAGCGCGACCAGGTGCCCGGCGTCCTGCGCGTCCGCGACCGGTCCGGCGAGCAACTGGCCGAGCAGGTCCGTCTCGATTGTGATCAGCGCCTCGGCCGGGGCGTCCTGGCTGGCCGAGCCGACCGTGCCCTCGGTCTCGGTGAGCACACCCAGCGACACCAGGTGGCGCAGCGCGGCGGTCAGCGCACGCCGGTCCGCGATCGTGTCGACGACCTGCATACCCGCCTCGACGGCCGCCGCGCGGACGTCGGATACCAGGCGGGACAACAGAACCTGGCGCCCGGTCCCGGTCAGCGCGGCCATGGTCAACGCCACGTACGCGTACCCGCGCGGTGCGAGCTCCTGCACACCGCGCGTGGAATCCTCGCCAGGACCGGCTTTGTAGAGCCGCGCGAACTTGCGCTCGACCACGAGCCGGTAGCCCAGCAGCGCGGTGAACATCTCACCGAGCACCACGCGATGCCGGTACACCAACGGAAGCAGTTCGCCGTCCGGCCCGCCGAGCCGCAGCAACGGGCGGCGAAGCAGGGTGCGGGCGCAGCGCACCACGTTCGCCGCGTCGATGTCCGCCAGTCCGTCGAGCGGATCGGCCGCGCTGATCCTCATCCCACCACCAGCCGGGAATCCCGCAGTGTCAACGTTCCACCGGCCGTGCGGACGGTCGCGGTCTCGCCTTCGGCGTACTCGATCCGCACGGTCAGGCCGCGGACCTGATCCTCGGCCGACCCGGAGTCCTGCGCGCTGTCGCGCTGGGCCATCGCCATGGTCAGCAGTTCGCACAGCACGCCGAGCGCGCCCTGCGACAGCGTGACCTGGTCCAGCTTCGGTGCCGCGGCCACGAGTTCGGCCACGTCAGCGGCCCTGACCTCGTCGGCGCGCCGGGCGTCGGCCAGCAGCGACTGCTCGGTGATCGGGTCGTCCATGATCCGCGAGGTGCGGCCACGGGCGCCCCGGTCGCTACGGCTGCGCACGCTGACCGTCACGTCGCACACGGGGCCTTCGCTCCACGGCGTGCGCTCGTCGTCCGAATCGTGTTCCGGCGCAGGTAGGACATGCCGTGACGAGTACATCCCGAACGCCGCCGCGTACATCTGCGCCGACTCGGCGGCCGTGCTGTCGTCGAACCACTTCGCCAGCTTGAGCAACTCCGCCCGGCGGCCCGGCAGCAAGCCCCCGCCGGCGGTCGCCCGCTTCACGCTCGCCAGCAACGAACCGATCGCACGTGCGGTCGCCTCACGCAACACCGTGACCTGCGACGGGCGGCCGGGGCGGTCCACGAACCAGTCCGTGAGCTCCTGCCAGTCCGCCGTGCTGCGGCCCCTGGCGCGTTCCACCTCGGGCCCGAGGCCCTCGCTCGTGCCGAGCAGCCGCAGCAGCTCGGGCCGGGCGTTGGCGAACCGGCCGGTCAGGTGCTCGGCGATCGCCGGGGTCTGCCGCAGCACGTCCTCGACGACCTTCTGGATGTACTCGACCAGCAGGTTGCGGAATCCGGAGATCTCGTCGGCGGCCAGGTGGTGGCGCGTGACGACCTGACCGAGGTACGCGTAGAAGTCGCGGACCGTGGCGGCGAGCTCGGCGTGCTGCAGGAACAGCGTCGTGACCTGCTCGGACAGCAGCTCGCGGGACCGCTGCGCGGCGCCGGACCCGGCGTCGCGCTGCTCCTGGCCGACCGCGTTCGACAGCGTCTTGCCGAGCTGGTTCAGGCCGCGTTCGATCGCGGGCAGCAGCTCACGGGAGACCTCACGGGCGCCTTCGGGCACACGCAGCAACTCGTCCACGTCGCGCTGGACGCGCACGGCCAGCTTGCTGACCTGGTAGCGGACGCTGCCGTGCTGGAACTCGGCAATGCTGGCGGCGACCACCTCGCGGCGGCCCTGCACCAGGTTGCCCCACTCGACGAGCTGCTTGAGCCGGGTGATCACGTTCTCGATGCGCGACTCGCCGCGTTCGACCGTGCCGTCGCGCTCGGCAGGCGCCAGCGCCGCGGCCACGTCACCTGCGGAAAGATCGGCGAGCAAGGTCGCGGTGAACAGCCGCATGATCGCCAGGTACGTGGCTTTGTGCTCCCTGGCCTGCAGGTACGCGTACAGCCCGAGCCGGTCGGTGTTCGAGCGCGCGGCGGCCTGCGCCGCACGGTCCTGCTGCCCGGGGTATGAGACTGATGGATCGTTCATCAGTGATTCCTGGTGTTTGTTTGTCATGATCGTCGCACGCGACCAGGGCTGTGCGTGGTCAGGGCGTTCACGGCCGGACCGCCGGGGCGAAGGACAGCACGATGCCGGTCTCGGTCGTCACGGACTGCCGCTGGCGGTCGCCTTGCCGCGGCGGGCTCGCGCTGTCCACGGTCGACCGCGACGAGATCAACACACGCCACCAAGCCCCCGGGGACGCACCAGCCCGCGGCATCGACCTCGGACTCACCACGTTCGCCGTCCTCCGCAACAGCGACGGCACCCGGGAGGACATCCCCGCCCCGAAGCCACTGAAGGACGTGCAGCGTGCACTTCGGCGGGTGAACCGGGCACTGGCCCAGACCGGCCGGGTATGGACCTGCGTCGCCTGCGGGACCGTTCACGACCGCGACGACAACGCCGCGGGCAACCTGCTCGCCGCCATGGTCGCCGACAGAACCTGACCGATGTTCCCTCCCCGGGAAGTTCCCCGGAGAGGCAAAACGCCTGATGGAGACCGCGCAAGACCTCGCCCCCGGGTAGGCGGTGATCGATGGAGCAGGAAGAATCCCAGCGAGACGATCTCCGGGATTCGCGCAACGGTTCACGGCTCGCCACCCTAGCTTCTGCCGCTGATCATGGCGGCGCTACCGTGGGTGTACTGGGCTGGGGCTTGGAGGACAGGTGACCGCGGGTAGAGCAGTCGGGTTGCTGCTGGGAGTGGTCGCGGACGGTGTGTTCGGTGATCCGCGCAGACGTCATCCGGTGGCCGGATTCGGTGTTGTGGCACAACGTCTGGAGAAGTTCGTCTACCAGGACGGCAAGCTGCCCGGAGTCGTGTACACGGGTGTGCTCGCCGGTTCTGCCGTCGCCGTCGGTGTCGCCGGGGAACGACTCGGGCGGCGTCACCCGCTGCTGCGCGTGGTGACCACGGCCACCGCCACCTGGATCGCGCTCGGCGGGAAGTCGCTGGCCAGCGAGGGCACGTCGATGGGCCGTGAGCTGGACGCGGGCGACGTGGACGCGGCCCGCAAGCGTTTGCCCAACCTCTGCGGCCGTGACCCGCAGGCGCTGGACGCGACCGCGCTGGCCCGTGCCACCGTCGAATCCGTGGCGGAGAACACATCGGACGCGGTCGTCGCGCCGCTGTTCTGGGGCGCCCTGTTCGGCGTGCCGGGACTGCTCGGGTACCGGGCGGTGAACACGATGGACGCCATGGTCGGCCACCGCTCGCCGCGCTACCGCAACTTCGGCTGGGCCGCGGCGCGGCTGGACGACGTGGTGAACCTGCTGCCAGCCCGTGCGGCAGCGGCGCTGACCGTCGCGGGAGCCCCGGTTGTCGGCGGGTCCGCGCAAGGCGCGTGGCACGCGTGGCAGCGAGACGCCACCGCACACCCGAGCCCGAACGCGGGACGCGTCGAGGCAGCGTTCGCGGGAGCGCTGGAGATTCGCCTGGGCGGGCGAACCGTGTACTCGTACGGTGTGGAGGAACGGCCAGTGCTCGGAACCGGCCGTAGTCCCGACGCCGGGCACGTCACACGTGCGGTGGAACTTTCCCGTGTGGTCGGTGCCATGGCCAGCGCGGCGGCGGCCGTCGTCGCTTTGCTCAGCAGGCGCTGAGCAGCCCCTTCGGGCGCGTTCACTGTCCTGATAGGGCAACTCGGCCGAAGCGCGCCGAAACCCCGGCGAGCCCGTCTACGATGACCGGCGATCGGGGAGGGAACATGGAGCCTTGGGGCATTTCCGGGCCGCAGTTCCTCTGGCTCTACGCCGGTGGAGTGGTGGTCGCGGCCGTAGTGGGCGTGCTGCTGCGCAAGGTGGTCTTCCAGCGTGAGCGCCCGGCCGGCCCGGTCAGCGTCGAGGAAGTCGCCTACCTGCGCGGCGGGCCCGTCCGCGTGGTCGACGTGGCGATCGCGCAACTGCTGCAGACCGGTGCCGTGCGCGTGCGGCGCTCCGGCATCATGCAGGCCACCGGCAAGCCCGGCCGGACCGAGCTGGAACAGGCGATCGTGGACCTGCTCGGCCGGGGGAAGGAACACGCCCGCACGCTCAAGGCGAAGCTGCGCAAGCACCCCTCCATCAAGGCGGTACGCGCCTCGCTGCAGACCCGTGGACTGCTCAAGCCGGACTCGTTCGCCCAGATCTCCGTCGTGCACCTGCCTGTGCTGGTGGTCTTCGGGATCGGTGTGGCCAGGTTCGTCAACGGCGTCGATCTCGGCCGCCCGGTGGGAATGCTGCTCTTCTTCCTGTTCGGGACCGTCTTCGTGCTGGTCGTCAGGTGGTGCATGGCGGGCAGGCACAGCGAGACGAAAGCCGGGACGTCGTTCGTCCGGGGCCTGCGCAGCCACGGCCCGGACGCCGGCCTGCGGCTGCCCGTCGTCGCGCTGACCGGTGTCGCCGGGATGGTGGCGCTGGGCGGGCTGGCGGCCTTCCCCGACGAGACGATCTCGGTCGCGCTGGCCACGTCGGACCCGTACCGGTGGCCCGGCGGCGGTGGCTCGTCCTCGGACTCGTCATCGTCCTCGTCGAGCAGTTGCAGCTCATCCTCGTCGTGCAGCAGTGGAAGCAGTTGCGGCGGCGGAAGCAGCTGCGGCGGCTGAAAAAACCTCGTGAGTGGTAAGTCCGGTTCTAACCGGACCAACCACTCACGAGGGGTTCAGGGCGCGCTCGGAGGCTTCTTCTTCGGCGACCATCTCGGCAACGGACCGCTTGCGTGGGCGCTCGGTGGACAAGGTGCCGCCGGGCAGCAGTTCGCGCCACGTGAAGTACAGCCAGCCGAGGACGGCCATCGCGCCGAACGCGATCCACTGCAGCGCGTAGGACAAGTACGGGCCCGCGTCGAGCTCGGGCAGCGGCAACGGGCCGAGCACGCCGGGCGTCTTGATCTCCAGCTGGAGGTAGCCCGGCTCGATCGTCGAACCGGTCGACCGGGCGGCCATCCGGGAGTCGACCTTCCACGCCTGGCGCTTGCCGTTCTCGTCGGTGAACGCGTCGCGGTTCTCCGCGTCCGTCTCGTCGGCGCGCTGCCTGCCCAGCAACTGGACCTGCCCGGCCGGCGGCGGCGCGTAGTTCGGCACACGGGACTGCTCCGGGCGCAGGAACCCACGGTCGACCAGCACGATCCTGCCGTCCGTCAGCCGGAACGGGACCGTCACCTCGTACGCCGGCTCACCTTGTACGGTCCGCAGCCGCACGATGATCTCGTCCTTCGGCAGGAACTCACCGGTGGCGGTGACCAGGCGCCACTCCTTGATGCCCGGCCGCCACTGCTCCGGCGGCGCGGTGCGGGAGGTCGTGATCTCGTCGTTCTGGGTCTTGCGGGCCTCGTGCCGGTGGAACTGCCACGGCGCGAGCAGCGTGAAGCACGCCGTGGCGAAAACGATCACCAACGCCGTGAGTCCCAGCCACCCGGGCTGGAGCAGGTTGCGCAGTCGCACCACCCCACCGTAACCGTCCGGGTGAAACCCGCTCGAACCCGACCGGCTTTGCCGCGATGATCCCCGCATGGGGAACATCACGCGGATCAATCCGCCCGAGCTGCACAAGACACCCGGCTACCACCACATCACCGTCGCCGAGACCGGCCGCACCGCCTACCTGGCAGGCCAGTGCCCGCTCGACAAGGAAGGAAACGTCGTCGAGGGCGGCCTGCACGCCCAGATCGAGGCCGTCGCGGCCAACGCCCTCACCGCGCTGGCCGCCGTGGGCGCCAAACCAAGCGATGTCGTCCGCACCCACATCTACGTCGTCAGCACCGACGGCGTCAGCCTGGGCGACGCCTGGGCGAAGCTCAACGAGTCCGTCATCGCCGAGGCCTTCACCACCGCCAGCACCCTCCTCGGCGTCGCCCAGCTCGGCTTCAGTGGTCAGCTGATCGAGGTCGACCTCACCGCAGCGCTGCCCTAGCTGCGGAAAGCGCCTGGCTGGCGTAACCACCACCGAACAGCACTGTGTGCACGAGCAGCGGGAACAGCTGGTGCAGCGGAACGCGGGACCGCCAGCCGGGCGCCAACGGGTAGACCTCCCGGTACGCGCCGAGCACCCGGTCCAGCATCGGACAGCCGAACAGCTGCAGCATGGCCAGGTCGGTCTCGCGGTGCCCGCCGTGCGAGGCTGGGTCGATCAGCCAGGCGCGGCCGTCCGTGGCCCAATGCACGTTGCCGGACCACAGGTCGCCGTGCAGCCGCGCAGGCGGCTCCTCGGGCACCAGGTCCACGAGCCGGGAACACACCGCCTCGAACGGCGCCCACGGCAGCGTGGTGCGCCGCACATAAGGCTCGATGCGTTGCGTGGCATAGAACTCCGGCCATGACGGCACGGGCTGGTTGAACATCGGCGCGAGGCCGATCCACGCGTCCGCCGGGCCGTCCGGGGGCGCGGCGCCGAACGCGGGCGCACCGGCCAGGTGCAACTGGGCCAGGCCGCGTCCGAACGCCTCGGCGTCGACCGGCTGACCCGGCTCGATCTGCTCGATGACCAGCCAGTGCTCGCTGTGTGCGCGGACCGCGGGCACCGGCACGACGCCCGGTTCGGCGATCCACTCCAGCGACTTGGCCTCGGCCAGGACCGCCGAGACCTGGGAGTGCCGCTTGGCCACCACGAGATCGCCGTCGGCCAGCTCCACCTCGTACACCGAGCCGCCCAGCCGGTGCGCCGAGGTCGCCTCGACGCCGGTCAGCTCACTCGTCGCCTCAAGCGCGGCCGAGCTCATCCTTGACCCATCCGGCCAGGCCGGGAGTGGCCGCCTCGATCATGCCCAGCACGATCACGAACCCGTCGTTGCCGCCGTAGTACGGGTCGGGGACGTCGAGGTCGCCGGTCGCGGCCGGGTCGAACGAGCGGAACAGCCTGATCCGCGACGGGTCGCCGACCATCCCGCGCAGGTCGTCCGCGTGCCCGGAATCCATCGCCAGCAGCAGGTCGGCGTCCAGGTGCTCGGTGCCCACCTGCGCCGCGACGTGCGCGGACTGGTAGCCGTGGTCGAGCAGGACCTTCTGGGCTCGCGGGTCGGCCGCGTCGCCGACGTGCCAGCTGCCGGTGCCCGCGCTGCTGACCTCGACCTCGTCGAGGCCCTCGCGGCGCAGGTGTTCACGGACGACGATCGCGGCCATCGGGGACCGGCAGATGTTGCCGGTGCAGACAAAGGACAGGTGCACGACGGGCAACACTACCGACATCATTAGAATCCTCGCGATGACCAGCGAGAATCCCGGTGAGAACCTCAGGCACCACGGCGACAGGGACATGGCGCCGGGCATGGTGGACTTCGCGGTCAACGTGTGGCTGCCCGCCCCGCCGCGCTGGTTGCGTGACCGGCTGCCCGCCC
This window contains:
- a CDS encoding TIGR02678 family protein, giving the protein MRISAADPLDGLADIDAANVVRCARTLLRRPLLRLGGPDGELLPLVYRHRVVLGEMFTALLGYRLVVERKFARLYKAGPGEDSTRGVQELAPRGYAYVALTMAALTGTGRQVLLSRLVSDVRAAAVEAGMQVVDTIADRRALTAALRHLVSLGVLTETEGTVGSASQDAPAEALITIETDLLGQLLAGPVADAQDAGHLVALAARTAPRRVDFQVRRRLVETPVVLYADLAEDEREWLLRNQRRESYLLERCFGLYTETRLEGILAADPEEYLSDVMFPGTSTVARIGLLALPDLLGANPGEEPEESEVDSAGRRPVTAEKVREVCERLVADYPAAWSRQAAEDLDGIVTEVLALLVHMGLAVAGGERWWLSPAAARWWPEPDGDPEREIAEPQPEPEVPGWSLFDEEGGA
- a CDS encoding RidA family protein, translated to MGNITRINPPELHKTPGYHHITVAETGRTAYLAGQCPLDKEGNVVEGGLHAQIEAVAANALTALAAVGAKPSDVVRTHIYVVSTDGVSLGDAWAKLNESVIAEAFTTASTLLGVAQLGFSGQLIEVDLTAALP
- a CDS encoding zinc ribbon domain-containing protein; translated protein: MPVSVVTDCRWRSPCRGGLALSTVDRDEINTRHQAPGDAPARGIDLGLTTFAVLRNSDGTREDIPAPKPLKDVQRALRRVNRALAQTGRVWTCVACGTVHDRDDNAAGNLLAAMVADRT
- a CDS encoding DUF2397 domain-containing protein is translated as MNDPSVSYPGQQDRAAQAAARSNTDRLGLYAYLQAREHKATYLAIMRLFTATLLADLSAGDVAAALAPAERDGTVERGESRIENVITRLKQLVEWGNLVQGRREVVAASIAEFQHGSVRYQVSKLAVRVQRDVDELLRVPEGAREVSRELLPAIERGLNQLGKTLSNAVGQEQRDAGSGAAQRSRELLSEQVTTLFLQHAELAATVRDFYAYLGQVVTRHHLAADEISGFRNLLVEYIQKVVEDVLRQTPAIAEHLTGRFANARPELLRLLGTSEGLGPEVERARGRSTADWQELTDWFVDRPGRPSQVTVLREATARAIGSLLASVKRATAGGGLLPGRRAELLKLAKWFDDSTAAESAQMYAAAFGMYSSRHVLPAPEHDSDDERTPWSEGPVCDVTVSVRSRSDRGARGRTSRIMDDPITEQSLLADARRADEVRAADVAELVAAAPKLDQVTLSQGALGVLCELLTMAMAQRDSAQDSGSAEDQVRGLTVRIEYAEGETATVRTAGGTLTLRDSRLVVG
- a CDS encoding TIGR04222 domain-containing membrane protein, encoding MEPWGISGPQFLWLYAGGVVVAAVVGVLLRKVVFQRERPAGPVSVEEVAYLRGGPVRVVDVAIAQLLQTGAVRVRRSGIMQATGKPGRTELEQAIVDLLGRGKEHARTLKAKLRKHPSIKAVRASLQTRGLLKPDSFAQISVVHLPVLVVFGIGVARFVNGVDLGRPVGMLLFFLFGTVFVLVVRWCMAGRHSETKAGTSFVRGLRSHGPDAGLRLPVVALTGVAGMVALGGLAAFPDETISVALATSDPYRWPGGGGSSSDSSSSSSSSCSSSSSCSSGSSCGGGSSCGG
- a CDS encoding SURF1 family protein, yielding MRLRNLLQPGWLGLTALVIVFATACFTLLAPWQFHRHEARKTQNDEITTSRTAPPEQWRPGIKEWRLVTATGEFLPKDEIIVRLRTVQGEPAYEVTVPFRLTDGRIVLVDRGFLRPEQSRVPNYAPPPAGQVQLLGRQRADETDAENRDAFTDENGKRQAWKVDSRMAARSTGSTIEPGYLQLEIKTPGVLGPLPLPELDAGPYLSYALQWIAFGAMAVLGWLYFTWRELLPGGTLSTERPRKRSVAEMVAEEEASERALNPS
- a CDS encoding TIGR02680 family protein, whose amino-acid sequence is MTDRWRLHRGGIVNVWQYAEQTFDFSGGRAIFQGTNGSGKSRTLELLLPLCLDGDLRQLGSKGFDTVSIRRLMLDDYDGGPNRIGYAWVELRREGHTLTCGLGVKASKTSQQISDSWRFITPQRVGIDFQLAGPDRVPLGSAQLREVLGADCVLEEAAFRAKIAETVYGVPAVRYGDLLHLQRTLRNPDVGLKVLEGQLEQILSDALPPLDAAMIEQLATSFDDLESIRENITRLGTADKALRTFLRTYSDYALAGLRTAADKLKSSEDNVRKLGSQTKKLTAELEKARGERAEAERAEQDLEGGEQQAEETVDALKELPAFRDLQDLQSREKLVAASRSAASAALDVAGKQRLAEDSAVDGVVRLLRRLAQDLDSAGEFGESLRTALQSAGLDTTLAPSMPRMTDGESVTITERVRAKPDPEAEPLPIERKVPPPVTADELLTALTEAAERAGRAAKEARQRSALTLALHQQAVEQEKQEQRVETLRSSARAAQLEATEAAGRRNQANQELVTESDVWLEQVRSWCAAGPLTSATPERPLQLPSVEELSANPAQARELGTAARQWTAPLVQTARDVAHTASQRRTETRDAIGERDAELAALRAGKERSPSSPVSRESSGAAFYRLVDFRADVSDADRAGLEAAMEASRLLNAWVTPSGSVPDLDDVLASPGTAVDGPSLADVLVAVEVPDSPVPADRVESLLRGVGMGESAASMTLSADGSWRAGTLHGRGSKPAAEFVGAGARAAGRQRRISELEEELAELRTELAVAEEQQRSANDVVAEWERHLEKFPGDEELIAKHTRMRTEQEATERANKHAQQLREEHDQMQNRWQATTADLLRQAGDAGLSPRSEDLRQAQQAAAEALGAAERLAEALRQRCRGTVEDLVDATHRYHTAVADRTTAESEADQRCAEYAAQAGTLSELTGSIGGEAKEIAARIAELEKSRKQMRGQLKDIREWITALREQAAKLDAQLESATEQLATSEEVQAGAYRQFASIAEAPGVLPAALPELAETDLAAVRAAVVAASDRKSAGETAVITKLQDLQTALAGGYDIAAEEHAGLLTVSVAGEEGGRPVAQAARQVSSKLAEQRGFLDEQYQRIFADYLIRDLAEWLRGQITVAEDLARRMNDVLGQAKSSQGVHVQLEWKPSAALDDETRQALSLVRMPYGERTSAQDATLRRVFTERIEAERDTHSSGYAEILSRALDYRSWHAFTVRVADTGPDGGQRVRRLRQLSSGETRLVSYVTLFAAAAAFYDAVSSTSEDFSPLRLVLLDEAFERLDDPTIARMLGLLVDLDMDWVITWPSGWGVSDKIPRMHIYDVLRPRNGRGVACTQTTWDGTGMDRVDP
- a CDS encoding cobalamin biosynthesis protein, with amino-acid sequence MTAGRAVGLLLGVVADGVFGDPRRRHPVAGFGVVAQRLEKFVYQDGKLPGVVYTGVLAGSAVAVGVAGERLGRRHPLLRVVTTATATWIALGGKSLASEGTSMGRELDAGDVDAARKRLPNLCGRDPQALDATALARATVESVAENTSDAVVAPLFWGALFGVPGLLGYRAVNTMDAMVGHRSPRYRNFGWAAARLDDVVNLLPARAAAALTVAGAPVVGGSAQGAWHAWQRDATAHPSPNAGRVEAAFAGALEIRLGGRTVYSYGVEERPVLGTGRSPDAGHVTRAVELSRVVGAMASAAAAVVALLSRR